From the genome of Streptomyces spinoverrucosus:
CGTCGTCGTTCGTACGCGGGACCATGCCTCTCCTCGGTGTGCCTGGATGTCGGTAGGGGGGCGCGGCCCGCGCCGTGGGGGATGGGGAGGTGCGGGCCGCGCCGGTCGGTGGGGGCGTCAGTACGCGCGGCGGCGCATGCGGCGCCACCACATCAGGGCGGCGCCGATCAGCAGGATTCCGCCCGCACCCGCGCCCGCGGAGGCGGCGATGAGGGTCGTGTCGTCCGTGCCGGCGGGCTGGAGGGCGTCGCCGATCTGGCTGCGGACGTCGTTGCCGCCCGAGGTGCCCTTGGCCAGCGGGCCGCGTGAGCCCTCCGTCGGCAGGGCCACGTACGGGAAGGCCTTCTCGAACTCCTTGTCGTTCTTGTCGACCGCGTCGCCCAGGTCGTTCTTGGCACCGAGCAGTTCACCCTCGACGACCTGGAGTGCGGCGTCGATCACGTCGTCGGTGAGGCGGCGGCCGTTGGGGAAGCCCGCGTTGTCGCCGTCCAGGACGCCGAGCCGCTTCGGTTCGGCGGCCGGCTCGATGGACGTGTTCAGGCGCAGCATCTCGGACGGGGTCACGTGCGGCGGCTGGTTGAGGTCCGGTACGCCCTTGAGGAAGACGTCCACCAGGTCGTTGCGGGGCTCCTTGGGCGCCGGGATCTTGTAGATCGCCTCGATGAGCTTCGGCAACTCGGGGTTGGTGACGTTGTCCAGGAACTGGGCGTCGTCCCACGGCCCGGACGCGTTGAAGGTGTCCTTGTCCTCGATCGGGTTGACGACCTCGTTGACCAGCGGGTTGCCGAGCCGTGAGACCTGCCGGAAGTGGCCCTGGGCGTTCTTGCGCTGGGTCGTCGACCAGATGCCGACGATCGGCTGGTCCGCGGACTCCTGGATCAGGTGGTTGGGCACCTGAAGGGCGATGGAGTTGACGTTGTAGCCCTTGAGCGTGTCGTTGCCGACCTCGGAGAGGTTCCCGCCGTAGAGGAGGTCGAAGACGCGCAGGTCCAGGAAGAACGGGTCGTCGGCCTGCCCGGCGAACGTCGTGGCGCCGCCGGCCAGTTCGTGCACGGCCTGCTTGCGCAGCCCCGCGTAGTCCGGCATCGACGCCTTGCCCACGTTGGAGGGCGCGACCGGCACATCGTCCGCGATCTTCGTGCGGGACACCAGGTGCTGCTTCTTCAGCCGCAGCAGATCGATGTCGTAGGTCTGCGTGACGTTGAGGTCCTGGTCGTCCAGGCTCTCGACCGGGCCCGTGTTGTAGAGGAACGTCTTCTTGTTCTTGACGTGCGTCTTGAACGTGTAGCGGAACAGCAGCTCGCCCTGCGCGTCACCGTTGTTGTCGACGTGGATGTCGTACTGCGCGTCCTCGGCGAACGTGAAGAAGTTCGGTCCGCCGGCCGGCTCCTCGAACGGGATCCAGTTCGCGATGATCGTCGTCGTGTCCGGCTTGTCCGGGCTGACGAACGCGTACACGTCGGTGTTGTCGAACTGCGGGGTCCCCGAGATCAGCGGGGCCTCCCGGTGGCTGGAGGCTTCCGCCTCCCCCGGTTCCAGCGCGGTCACGCCGGCGGCTGCGAGCCCCCCGGCGGCCAGCGCACCACAGACGAGGGTGGCGACGCTCCTGAGTCCCGCGCCGCGCTTGGAGATAGCTGTCATGCCGTCCGTCCTCAGTGCCAACTTGCCTGACACCCGGGATTCGGCGCCGACGGCGGACCGGATTGGTCGGTCGGGAAAAATGATTTCCCGCCTGTTCGACCCGCGTTTTCGGCACGCTGATCCGTAACCCCATCCGGAGGTGCGTGCGTTGCGAATGTCTGGTGTGACGGGACGGCCCGGGTGCGGCCGGGGAGAGGGGGAGCGCGTGGAGGCGGACAGACTGCTGATCCGCGTCGCGGGCGGGGACCAGATGGCGTTCGAGGAGCTCTACGCACTGGTGTCCGGACCGGTGTTCGGGCTCGTCCAACGCGTGGTGCGGGATCCGGCGCAGTCCGAGGAGGTGGCCCAGGAGGTGCTGCTCGAACTGTGGCGGTCCGCCGCCCGATTCGACCCCGCCCGCGGCAGCGCCCTGTCCTGGATCCTCACCCTCGCTCACCGCCGCGCCGTCGACCGGGTGCGCAGCGCCCGCGCGGCCGGCGAGCGGGAGCAGCGCGAGGCACTGCGCGCCGGGACGCCCGCCTTCGACCATGTCGCCGAGGAGGTGGAGGCCGGACTCGAACGCGAGTGGGTGCGCCGCTGCCTGGACCGGCTCACCGCCCTCCAGCGGGAGTCCGTCACCCTCGCCTACTACGACGGCTACACCTACCGTGAAGTGGCCGAACGGCTCTCTTTGCCGCTCGGCACGGTCAAGACCCGGATGCGCGACGGACTGACCCGGCTGCGCGAGTGCCTCGGAGGAGTCGCGTGAGCTTCCTGGACCGCCGTTCGCACATCGAGGGCCGAGGGGGTGCGGCATGAGCCTGCTCGACCGTCCGCAGGTCGAGGGCCGAGGGGGTGCGGCATGAGCCTGCTCGACCGTCTCACCGGCCGCGCCGATCCGCACAGCCTCGCCGCGCCCTACGCGCTCGACGCCCTGGAAGGCGACGAGCGTGCCCGTTTCGAGAAGCACCTGGAGCGCTGCGCGCGCTGTGCGCAGGAGGTGCGGGCGCTCTCCGAGGACGCCGTGCGCCTCGCCTGGTCCACGGCCGCTCCCGCGCCGGCCGCCCTGCGCGACCGGGTGCTGGCCGCCGTACGCACCACCGCGCAGGAACCCCCGCGCGCGCGTGAGAACCGGCTGCCCCCGCATGTGTGGGGCACCCAGCCGCCACCGGCGCGCACCCGTACGCGCCGCACGCGCCCCCTGTTCGTCCCGTTCGCCACCGCGACCGCCGCCGCGGCCCTCGTCGTCGCCGCCCTGTTCGCCGTCCAGGCGGACCGGAGCGAGCGGCAACTGGCCGCCGAGCGGGACCGGGCACGTGAGATCGCCCACGTCCTGGCCGCTCCCGACGCCCGCGCGGCCACCGGCAAGGACGCCGAGGGACGGACGCTTGGAGTGATCGCCTCCGCTTCCGAGGGGCGTGCGATCGTCACGCTGAACGGGTACGACGACCCGCCGGACGGACGTGTGCACCAACTGTGGCTCATGCGCCCCCAGGCGCAACCGCGCTCCTTGGGTCTTCTCGACGACGACACGCCCTTCGTCGCGAACGGCCTGGACACGGCGGCCACGTCACTCGCAGTGACCGTCGAGCCCGACGGCGGGTCAGCCCAGCCAACCACTCAACCGGTTGTCCAACTCGCCCTGGAATCGGTCGGATTCGGAGAGTGATCGACGAGGGATGGTCAACGGCCTTACGGGGAAGGTGAATCCTGAGACCGCGATACACGCGTGCCCCAAGGGGGAGATAGGGTTACCCTGCCCGGGCCGGGTGGACTCGTACGGGTGGGGAGTGACATGGAACAGATAACAGTGCGCAGCAGGGCAAGGGTCCCTGCGATCACCTGCGGGAGCAGCGCGACCAGCTCGCGCCTCGACCGCCATCTCTCGGTGCTGGCGGGCCCTGCCGTCCCGCAGCGTGAGGCGGCCGAGGCGACCTCGCTGATGCGCGAGATAACTGCACGTGACACCGCGCACGAGCGCAGCGACCGGGGCCGCCGGGTGAGCCGGGTCTCGCTCTTCGCGCCGCTGCGCCGGCTGCGCCGTTCGCTGTTCGGCGGGCGCTGACCCGCACGAGCGTCTCCCGACGCACCCTTCGAGGGCCCGCGCTCAGGCAGTCACACCGTCCCGGCGCAGCGCTGCGATCTCGCCGTCCGTCATCCCCACGGCGTGCAGCAAAGCTTCGGTGTGCTGCCCGAGCGCGGGTACGTCCCCGCTCCGCGCCGGCTCCCCACCCGGCCAGGTGATCGGCGGCAGCAGCGCCCTCAGCGGCCCCACCGGCGAGCCCACCTCCCGCCACCGCTCCCGGGCCGCCAGCTGCGGATGCTCCGCCACCTCCCCGACATCCCGCAGCCGGGCGCACGCGATCCCCGCACCCTCCAGCCGGGCCTGCGCCTCATCGGCGGTGAGCGCCCGCAGCGCCCGCGCGACCTCCGCGTCCGTCCGCTCCCGGTTCGCCACCCGCGCCGCGTTCGTCGCGAACGCCGGATCAGTCCCCAGCTCCGGCCGCCGTATGACCTGTTCGGCGAGCCGCCGCCACTCCCGGTCGTTCTGCACCGACAGCAGCACCCGCCCGCCGTCCGCCGTGGCGTAGGCGTCGTAGGGCGCGATGACGGCGTGCGCGAGGCCCGTGCGCGCCGGGGGAGTGCCGTCGTGCATCACATGGTGCAGCGGATGCCCCATCCACTCCGCGAGCGCCTCCAGCATCGACACCTCCACCGGCCCGCCGAGCCCGGTGGCGCCGCGCCGCACCAGCGCCGCCAGCACGCCGGAGAAGGCGTACATGGCCGCCGCGATGTCCGCCGCCGGGATCCCCGCCTTCACCGGCTGCTCCGGCGTCCCCGTCACCGACACCAGCCCGGCCTCGCACTGCACGAGCATGTCGTACGCCCGCTTGTCCGCGTACGGACCCGATGCCCCGTATCCGGAGATGTCCACGGCGATCAGCCGCGGGTGCGCGGCGCACAGCGTGGCCGCGTCGAGCCCGAGCCGCGCCGCCGCCCCCTGCGCGAGGTTCTGCACGAACACGTCCGCGTCGGCCACCAGCCGCCGTACGACGTCCAGTCCGCGCGGGTCCTTCAGGTCCAGAGCGACGGACTCCTTGCCGCGGTTGCACCACACGAAGTGCGAGGCGAGGCCGCGCGCGGCGGTGTCGTAGCCGCGTGCGAAGTCGCCGCCGTCCACCCGTTCCACCTTGATCACCCGGGCGCCGAGGTCGGCGAGCTGCCGGGTGGCGAAGGGGGCGGCGACGGCCTGTTCGACGGCGACGACGGTGATGCCCTCCAGGGGCAGGGGGAGACGATCCATGGGGTGGATCATGTCCCGAGCCCGGCCGCTTTGTCAGCGGGCGTGGTCGTCAGCCCTCACCGTGCGCGTACCGGCGGACGGCGAGCGGGACGCACACCGCCAACAGCACGGCGCACCAGGCCAGTGACCCGGCGATCGGATGTGCCACCGGCCAGGCGGCTCCGTCCGGCACCGGGGCGTTGCCGAAGAGGTCCCGCAGGGCCGTGGTCACGGCGCTGACCGGGTTCCACTCGGCGACCGTGCGCAGCCAGCCGGTCATGCCGTCCGTGGGGATGTAGGCGTTGGACAGCAGCGGCAGCACGAAGGTGGCGCCGCCCAGTTGCCCCGCGGCCTCCTCGTTCCGGGTGAGCAGGCCCAGCAGGATCCCGGCCCAGGTGGTGGCGAACCGGAACAGCAGCAACAGGCCGACCGCGCCCACCGCCCCCAGTGCGCTCCCCTCGATCCGCCAGCCCACCGCGAGCCCGACCAGCAGAAACGGCACGGTCCCGGCCGCCGTGACCACGAGGTCCGCGACCGCCTGCCCGAGCGGCACCGCCGCCCGGCTGATCGGCAGACTGCGCAGGCGGTCCGTCACACCCCGGTGGGTGTCCTGGGCGGCCTGGAACATGCCGGTCATGATCCCGTTCGCGGCCGTCGCGACCAGCAGGCCCGGCACCAGGTACGAGCGGTACTCCGCGCCGGGCATCGTCAGGGCGCTGCCGAGGACGAACGCGAAGAACAGCAGCATCGTGATCGGCATGGTCTGGGTGAGGATCAGCAGCCCCGGGTTGTTCCGCATCCGCCGCAACTGGCGGCCCAGCAGCGCGGTCCCGTCGTACGCCAGCATGCTCATGCGGCACGCTCCGTCAGCCGGGCGAATGCGTCGTCGAGAGTGGGCGGACGCAGACCGGCGTCGAGCAACGCCACGCCCGCGGCGTCGAGTTCACGCACCAACCGGGGCAAGGTGAGGGTGACGTCACGGGTGACCGCGCCCACGGTGTTCCGTTCGTGGTCGAACGCGGGCTGCGAGCCGGTCAACTGGTCGAGTACGGCCGCGGCCTTGGGCAGGGCCTCCGCGTCCGCGACCACAACCTCCGCGTACGCCCCGACGAGCGACTTGAACTCCGCCGGTGAACCGGTCTGCGTGACCCGCCCCCCGTCCACCAGGGCGACGGTGTCGGCGAGTTGGTCGGCCTCCTCCAGGTACTGCGTGGTGAGCAGCACGGTCGTGCCGTCCGCCTTCAGACGCCGTACGGCCTCCCAGATCCGGTTCCGGCCCGACGGGTCGAGCCCGGTCGTCGGCTCGTCCAGGAACAGCACGTCCGGGCGGCGGACCAGGCTCGCCGCGAGATCCAGCCGCCGTCGCATACCGCCCGAGTAGGTGGACGCCGGCCGGTCGGCGGCCTCGGTCAGCCCGAAGTCGTCCAGGAGTTCGGCGGCGCGCGCGGCCGCGCCGCGCACCCGGTGCAGCCGTGCGAACAGGCGCAGGTTCTCGCGTCCGGTGAGGTCGCCGTCCACCGACGCGTACTGCCCGGTCACACCGATCCGGCGGCGTACGGCGTCGGCCTCCCGCACCAGGTCGTGCCCGGCGACGCGCGCCGAGCCGGCGTCCGGGCGGAGCAGCGTGGTCAGCAGGCGTGCGGCCGTGGTCTTGCCGGCCCCGTTCGGTCCGAGGACCCCGCACACCGTCCCCGTCGCCACCGCGAGATCCAGGCCGCGCACCGCACGGATCTGCCCGAAGCGTTTCTCCAGACCTTCACTAAGTACAGCGTACGTAGAAGTCATGGGGTGACCATAGCGCACTACGTACGCTGTACGTAACTAGGATGGTGGCCGAGGTGATGACCGATGGCGGGCCGAGCGGCCGAACCCGAAGTGATCTGGGCGCGTCCCGAGCGGACGGGGCGTGGGCCGAAGCCGGCGTACAGCCGCGCCGACATCGCGGCGGCCGCGGTGCGGATCGCGGACGCCGAGGGACTGGACGCGGTCTCGATGCGGCGGGTCGCCGCCGAGCTGGGCTGCGGCACGATGTCGCTGTACAACTACGTCCCCCGCAAGGAGGACCTGCACGAGCTGATGGTGGACGCCGTCAGCGGTGAGCACGAGCTGTGGGAGCCGAGCGGCGACTGGCGGGCAGACATGGTTCGGGTGGGGCGCCAGACCCGCGCGCTGATGCACCGCCACCCCTGGCTGCCCAGGTTGATGTCGCCGGTCCACGGCTTCAGCCCCAACGCCCTGCGCTATCTGGAGCACTGCCTGGCCTGTCTGGATCCGCTGGACATGACGTACGGCATGAAGATGCAGCTGATCGGGATGCTCAACGGCGTCGTGACGACGTACGTGGCGAACGAACTGGCCACCGCCGAGCGCACCCGGTCGCTGCCGTGGTCGCAGGAGCAGGAGCACGCGGTACGGGCCGCCTATCTGGGCAGCCAGGTGGCGAGTGGCGCCTACCCCCGGATGGCGGCGGCGTTCGCCGAGGACCCGGGCCCGATCGATCTGGAGGCCGTCTTCGAGCTGGCGCTGGCCCGGGTGCTGGACGCCTTCGGGCCCAAGCACACCTAGGGCCTGTCGCGAAAGTGGCCTCTGCCGCGCGACGCCCGGCACGCACTCTCGGCGCACCGCCCGAAAGCCCGAGTACCCCAGTACGAGGGCTTCCGGGCGGCACGCCGAGAGCACGCACCGGACGCCGCGCGGCCGCCCTCCGGGCGACGAGGCCACTTTCGCAACAGGCCCTAGATCAGGGCGAACTGGCCTTCCGGGCCCTCCTCGTGGTGGTCCAGGACCGACGCGGGGCGGCGGGCGGAAGCCGGGACCGGCAGGACGCCGGCGCTGCGCAGGTCGGTCGCGGTGAGGGTCGACTGCGCCTGCACCGGCGGAAGTTCGGCCAGCAGCGTGAGGACCGTGATCAGCTCCAGCAGCTCCGACGTCCACGCCTGGGGCCAGGTCGCCGGGCGGATCGCGAGGAGCGTGCCGGGCTCGCCCTCGGCCGTGCGCGCCGCGAACCACTGCTCCAGGACGCGGATCCCGCCCGCCTCGAAGTCCCAGGCCGGGGACGGCACCGGGGAGATGCGGCCCTCGTCGAGGTGCAGGGTCTCCTCCTCGCGGTCGTAGTGGAGGGTGCGGGGGCGGGCGGGGAGCGGGGCGCGGACGTAGGGGCGGCGGCCGCCGGGCAGTTTGGGGCGGTCACCGTCGCGGCGCAGCAGCCAGAGCATGCGGCGGCCCGTCTCGACGCCGTGCGACCAGAGTCCGGGGTCGTCGGTGAGCGGGACGGTGAGGTCCGCCCGTACCGCGACCAGGATCCAGGCCAGGACGTCGACCGGGTCGGGGGCCTGGCCGAGGCGCGGGGCCAGGTGCTCCAGCAGGCCGGGGGCGAGGTTCGGTTCCGCGCCGCCGGGGCGGCGGAACAGGGGGCGGACGCGGCCGGGGCGGAGCAGCGGGAGCAGGGAGGTGGCCAGCAGGTGGGGGCCGCCGCCCTCCGGGTTCTCGACCACGAACACCTGTCGCTCGTCGGCCACCCGCCACAACTCCGGCCGCGCCGCGTCGATCAGACGGTGGTCCGGAATCAGCCACTGCTCGTCGAAGGGGGACAACAGCACGCGGACCGGCTCGGGGCAGGGGCCCTGCGCGCGCAGCAGCTTCTCCGTTCCGGTGGACCGGCCCGGCAGCTGCCCGACCGCCGAGTGCAGGGTGCGCGAGCGCGTCGGCTCGAACAGGGCCTCCCGGTCCGCGCCCTCGGCCTTCATCAGGGCGTCCCAGCGGGCCTTGAGACAGGACGGGTCGGGGGCCGTCGGCCACCCCCGGCCGAGCCGCGGCGGTGCGACGGACCACGGCATGAGGTCCGCCAACAGCGGAGCGTCGTCGTGCGTCACGCCGGGCATCGTACGACGTGCCGCCGACAGGCGTCGGGGCCACGGGGGTCAAGTGGCGTCCAGCGTCACCGTGAAGGAGAAGCGGTCCCCCCGGTAGTGGATGACGGCCACGTCCAGTACCCGCCCGGACGCATCGTACGTCACGCCCGTGTAGTGCAGGATCGGGCTCAGCAGCGGCACGTTGAGCAGCCGTGCCGTCTCCGGGTCCGCGAGCCGGGCCTCCACCGTGTCCGTGATGCGGCTGATGTCCGCCCCGACGACGTCCCGCAGCACCTTGGTCATCGGCCAGCGGGTCAGATCGTCCAGGTCGATCCGGTCGGCCAGTTCGGGGCGGACGTGGTTGTGGGCGTGGTTGGTCGGCTCGCCCGTCTTCTCGTCGCTGCGCAGCCGGTGGTACGTGGCCACCTCGCCGAGGTCCGGGAAGTACTCGGCGAGTTCCGCGGGCACCGGCGCGTGGCCGTGGTCCAGCAGCTCGGTGGTCATGCCGGACTGCTGGGCCACGATCGCGTCCACCGAGCCCAGCAGCCGCACCGGAGCGCCCCGCCTGGCGCTGGGCTCGATGAACGTGCCGCGCCTGCGGTGCCGGGTGATCAGGCCCTCGTCCTCCAGCTCCTTCAGCGCCTGCCGCATGGTCAGCACGCTCACGCCGTAGTGCCCCGCCAACTGCTCCTCGGTCGGCAGCCGCAGCGGGTCCCGGGGCGAGCGGCCGAGTATCGAGGCGCGCAGCGACTGCGACACCTGGTACCAGAGCGGCAGCTTGCGGTTCAGGACGATCGAGTCCGGGGCGAAGGAGGTCACGGGGCCATCCGTACCGGCAGGAACGAGTCAGTGCAAGGCGCGCCTGAGAAGCGGGCGACCGTCACAACGGGCGGAAGTGCCGCTGAAGGCCCTGCCACACGTCGTCGTAGCGCTGTTGCAGGTGTTCCGCGCGCGCCGCCTGCGGTGTCAGGGTCACCGGCCAGCGCGTCTCGAACATGAACGCCAGCCCGTCGTCCACCTTCTGCGGTCGCAGCTCGGCGGCGCTCGCCCGGTCGAAGGTCTCCCGGTCCGGGCCGTGCGCCGACATCATGTTGTGCAGCGAGCCGCCGCCCGGCACGAAACCCTCGGCCTTCGCGTCGTACGCGCCCTCGACGAGGCCCATGTACTCGGACATGACGTTGCGATGGAAGTACGGCGGCCGGAACGTGTCCTCGCCCACCAGCCAGCGCGGCGCGAAGACCACGAAGTCGACGCCCGCGAGCCCGGGGGTGTCGGACGGCGAGGTGAGGACCGTGAAGATCGACGGGTCCGGGTGGTCGTACGAGATGGTGCCGAGCACATTGAAACGGCGCAGGTCGTAGAGGTACGGCACATGGTTGCCGTGCCAGGCGACGACGTCGAGCGGTGAGTGGTCGTACGTCGCCGTCCAGAGGTTGCCGCAGAACTTGTTGACCACCTCCACCGGGCCCTCGACGTCCTCGTAAGCGGCGACGGGCGCCCGGAAGTCCCGGGGGTTGGCGAGGCCGTTGGCGCCGATCGGGCCGAGGTCGGGGAGGCGGAACGGGGCGCCGTAGTTCTCGCAGACGTATCCCCGGGCCGACTCGTCGAGGAGCTCCACCCGGAAGCGCACCCCGCGCGGAACGAGCGCCACATGCCCCGGTTCCGCCCCCAGCAGCCCGAACTCGGTGCGCAGCAGCAGCCCGCCGCGCTCCGGGACGATCAGCAGCTCGCCGTCCGCATCGCTGAAGACGCGGTCCATGTCGGCGTTGGCGTGGTACAGGTGCACGGCGATGCCGGTGCGCTGGGCCGCGTCGCCGTTGCCGCCCAGCGTCCACAGGCCGGCCAGGAAGTCGGTGCCGGGCGGCGGCTCGGGCAGCGGGTTCCAGCGCAGGCGGTTCGGGTCGGGCGCGGTCTCGGCGAAGGGGGCCGTGCGCAGGCCGCCGTTGTCGGTGCGGGTGAACGTCGGGTGCGCGGCCGAGGGGCGGATGCGGTACAGCCATGACCGGCGGTTGTGGGCGCGGGGTTCGGTGAAGGCCGTACCGCTGAGCTGCTCGGCGTACAGGCCGAGGGGGGCGCGTTGCGGTGAGTTGCGGCCCTCGGGCAGTGCGCCCGGCTCGGCCTCGGAGCTGTGCTCGTTGCCGAATCCGCAGAGGTAGGCCAGCCGTTCGGCGGTCTTCCGGGCGTCCGCGCTCATGATCGCTGCTCCCTTGCACGCTGATTCCTATGGTTCACCGTAGGATTGCGGTTGCCGTCGCGCAAGGGGATGTTCGGCCTCCTCTCGGTATCGGCCGGCCCCCTCTCGGCCTCCTCTCGACGGACGACGGAGGGCGGACGAGAACCAGACTCCAGGGGGATTCGAGGTGTCGTACCGGTGTTCTACGCTCCTCGGCATGTCGTGGACGCGTCGATCTGGTGCCGCGCTCGTGGCCTGTGTCCTGTTGCCGGCCGGAGTCGCGGGTTGCGGCACCAGTGATGCGGGAGAGCGCAAGAACGGGGAGTCGCCGCCGGCGGTGGGCCGGCTGCTCGACGACACCGACGAGGCCGGGCGGCCCTACCGCGAGGTGCGGGGCGAGGACGCGCCCGAGGTGGGCGTCGAGGTGCAGCCCGACACCTCCGGCGCCGGGTGGGACGTACGGCTGACGCTGCGCGACTTCCGCCTCTCACCGGCCGGTACGGCACGGAAGGCGTCGCCCGGCCGGGGCGTCGCCCGCCTCTTCCTGGACGGCCGCCCCGTCGCCGAACTGCGCGCCCCCGAGCACCGCCTGGCCACCGGACTGGTCCCGCGCGGCACGCACCAG
Proteins encoded in this window:
- a CDS encoding DUF4331 domain-containing protein produces the protein MTAISKRGAGLRSVATLVCGALAAGGLAAAGVTALEPGEAEASSHREAPLISGTPQFDNTDVYAFVSPDKPDTTTIIANWIPFEEPAGGPNFFTFAEDAQYDIHVDNNGDAQGELLFRYTFKTHVKNKKTFLYNTGPVESLDDQDLNVTQTYDIDLLRLKKQHLVSRTKIADDVPVAPSNVGKASMPDYAGLRKQAVHELAGGATTFAGQADDPFFLDLRVFDLLYGGNLSEVGNDTLKGYNVNSIALQVPNHLIQESADQPIVGIWSTTQRKNAQGHFRQVSRLGNPLVNEVVNPIEDKDTFNASGPWDDAQFLDNVTNPELPKLIEAIYKIPAPKEPRNDLVDVFLKGVPDLNQPPHVTPSEMLRLNTSIEPAAEPKRLGVLDGDNAGFPNGRRLTDDVIDAALQVVEGELLGAKNDLGDAVDKNDKEFEKAFPYVALPTEGSRGPLAKGTSGGNDVRSQIGDALQPAGTDDTTLIAASAGAGAGGILLIGAALMWWRRMRRRAY
- a CDS encoding GntR family transcriptional regulator codes for the protein MTSFAPDSIVLNRKLPLWYQVSQSLRASILGRSPRDPLRLPTEEQLAGHYGVSVLTMRQALKELEDEGLITRHRRRGTFIEPSARRGAPVRLLGSVDAIVAQQSGMTTELLDHGHAPVPAELAEYFPDLGEVATYHRLRSDEKTGEPTNHAHNHVRPELADRIDLDDLTRWPMTKVLRDVVGADISRITDTVEARLADPETARLLNVPLLSPILHYTGVTYDASGRVLDVAVIHYRGDRFSFTVTLDAT
- a CDS encoding CaiB/BaiF CoA transferase family protein yields the protein MDRLPLPLEGITVVAVEQAVAAPFATRQLADLGARVIKVERVDGGDFARGYDTAARGLASHFVWCNRGKESVALDLKDPRGLDVVRRLVADADVFVQNLAQGAAARLGLDAATLCAAHPRLIAVDISGYGASGPYADKRAYDMLVQCEAGLVSVTGTPEQPVKAGIPAADIAAAMYAFSGVLAALVRRGATGLGGPVEVSMLEALAEWMGHPLHHVMHDGTPPARTGLAHAVIAPYDAYATADGGRVLLSVQNDREWRRLAEQVIRRPELGTDPAFATNAARVANRERTDAEVARALRALTADEAQARLEGAGIACARLRDVGEVAEHPQLAARERWREVGSPVGPLRALLPPITWPGGEPARSGDVPALGQHTEALLHAVGMTDGEIAALRRDGVTA
- a CDS encoding ABC transporter permease produces the protein MSMLAYDGTALLGRQLRRMRNNPGLLILTQTMPITMLLFFAFVLGSALTMPGAEYRSYLVPGLLVATAANGIMTGMFQAAQDTHRGVTDRLRSLPISRAAVPLGQAVADLVVTAAGTVPFLLVGLAVGWRIEGSALGAVGAVGLLLLFRFATTWAGILLGLLTRNEEAAGQLGGATFVLPLLSNAYIPTDGMTGWLRTVAEWNPVSAVTTALRDLFGNAPVPDGAAWPVAHPIAGSLAWCAVLLAVCVPLAVRRYAHGEG
- the hmgA gene encoding homogentisate 1,2-dioxygenase — encoded protein: MSADARKTAERLAYLCGFGNEHSSEAEPGALPEGRNSPQRAPLGLYAEQLSGTAFTEPRAHNRRSWLYRIRPSAAHPTFTRTDNGGLRTAPFAETAPDPNRLRWNPLPEPPPGTDFLAGLWTLGGNGDAAQRTGIAVHLYHANADMDRVFSDADGELLIVPERGGLLLRTEFGLLGAEPGHVALVPRGVRFRVELLDESARGYVCENYGAPFRLPDLGPIGANGLANPRDFRAPVAAYEDVEGPVEVVNKFCGNLWTATYDHSPLDVVAWHGNHVPYLYDLRRFNVLGTISYDHPDPSIFTVLTSPSDTPGLAGVDFVVFAPRWLVGEDTFRPPYFHRNVMSEYMGLVEGAYDAKAEGFVPGGGSLHNMMSAHGPDRETFDRASAAELRPQKVDDGLAFMFETRWPVTLTPQAARAEHLQQRYDDVWQGLQRHFRPL
- a CDS encoding type ISP restriction/modification enzyme, coding for MPGVTHDDAPLLADLMPWSVAPPRLGRGWPTAPDPSCLKARWDALMKAEGADREALFEPTRSRTLHSAVGQLPGRSTGTEKLLRAQGPCPEPVRVLLSPFDEQWLIPDHRLIDAARPELWRVADERQVFVVENPEGGGPHLLATSLLPLLRPGRVRPLFRRPGGAEPNLAPGLLEHLAPRLGQAPDPVDVLAWILVAVRADLTVPLTDDPGLWSHGVETGRRMLWLLRRDGDRPKLPGGRRPYVRAPLPARPRTLHYDREEETLHLDEGRISPVPSPAWDFEAGGIRVLEQWFAARTAEGEPGTLLAIRPATWPQAWTSELLELITVLTLLAELPPVQAQSTLTATDLRSAGVLPVPASARRPASVLDHHEEGPEGQFALI
- a CDS encoding ATP-binding cassette domain-containing protein, coding for MTSTYAVLSEGLEKRFGQIRAVRGLDLAVATGTVCGVLGPNGAGKTTAARLLTTLLRPDAGSARVAGHDLVREADAVRRRIGVTGQYASVDGDLTGRENLRLFARLHRVRGAAARAAELLDDFGLTEAADRPASTYSGGMRRRLDLAASLVRRPDVLFLDEPTTGLDPSGRNRIWEAVRRLKADGTTVLLTTQYLEEADQLADTVALVDGGRVTQTGSPAEFKSLVGAYAEVVVADAEALPKAAAVLDQLTGSQPAFDHERNTVGAVTRDVTLTLPRLVRELDAAGVALLDAGLRPPTLDDAFARLTERAA
- a CDS encoding anti-sigma factor, with translation MSLLDRLTGRADPHSLAAPYALDALEGDERARFEKHLERCARCAQEVRALSEDAVRLAWSTAAPAPAALRDRVLAAVRTTAQEPPRARENRLPPHVWGTQPPPARTRTRRTRPLFVPFATATAAAALVVAALFAVQADRSERQLAAERDRAREIAHVLAAPDARAATGKDAEGRTLGVIASASEGRAIVTLNGYDDPPDGRVHQLWLMRPQAQPRSLGLLDDDTPFVANGLDTAATSLAVTVEPDGGSAQPTTQPVVQLALESVGFGE
- a CDS encoding TetR/AcrR family transcriptional regulator, with product MAGRAAEPEVIWARPERTGRGPKPAYSRADIAAAAVRIADAEGLDAVSMRRVAAELGCGTMSLYNYVPRKEDLHELMVDAVSGEHELWEPSGDWRADMVRVGRQTRALMHRHPWLPRLMSPVHGFSPNALRYLEHCLACLDPLDMTYGMKMQLIGMLNGVVTTYVANELATAERTRSLPWSQEQEHAVRAAYLGSQVASGAYPRMAAAFAEDPGPIDLEAVFELALARVLDAFGPKHT
- a CDS encoding sigma-70 family RNA polymerase sigma factor, with translation MEADRLLIRVAGGDQMAFEELYALVSGPVFGLVQRVVRDPAQSEEVAQEVLLELWRSAARFDPARGSALSWILTLAHRRAVDRVRSARAAGEREQREALRAGTPAFDHVAEEVEAGLEREWVRRCLDRLTALQRESVTLAYYDGYTYREVAERLSLPLGTVKTRMRDGLTRLRECLGGVA